In Clavibacter californiensis, the sequence GGGGCTCGTCCGCCTGGGGCTCGTCCGCCTTCGGCCGGTCGTCCGCCTGCTGCCCGCCATCGGTCACGGCGCCTCCTCGAGTCTGGGTGGATGGCCGGGGGATGCGCCGCGGGGCGCCCATGGCGCCGTCGCGGCGTCGGACTCCGAGCCGACTACAGCCTAAAGGGCTGACAGGGACACTGTCGCCTCCGCCAGCATCCGGCCGGATCCGTTGGAGGACGTGCTACGCGGAGCGGGGCGCTGCGCCGGCGGCGCGGAGCCGGGCCGCCGCCTGCGCGATCCGCTCGTCCGTCGCCGTGAGCGACAGGCGCACGTGCTCGGGAGAGGCGTCGCCGTAGAACGGGCCGGGGCCCGCGAGGATCCCGAGGTCGGCGAGCTCCGCGATCCCCTCCCAGGCGTCCCGGCCGCGGGTCGCCCAGAGGTAGAGGCCGGCCTCGCTCGAGTCGATGCGCCAGCCGGCGTCCTCGAGCGCGGGGCGCAGCACGTCGCGGCGGGCGCGGTACAGCTCGCGCTGGGCGCGCACGTGGGAGTCATCGCCGAGCGCCACGGTCATGGCGTGCTGGAGCGGCGCGGGCGGGAGGAGCCCCGCGTGCTTGCGCACGCGGATCAGCCGGGCGATGAGCTCCCGGTCGCCCGCGACGAGCGCGGCCCGGTACCCGGCGAGGTTCGACTGCTTGCTCAGCGAGTAGAGCGCGAGCACGCCCGCGTGGTCGTCGCCGACGACGCGCGCGTCGAGGATCGAGGGCGTCGGACCGTCGGCCCACTCCCCCTCCCAGCCGAGCTCGGCGTAGCACTCGTCGCTCGCGATCACGGCGCCGAGCTCCCGGGCGCGGGCCACGGCGGCGCGCAGCTCGTCGACGCCGAGGACGCGGCCGTCCGGGTTGCCGGGCGAGTTCAGCCAGACGAGGCGCGTGTGCGCGGGCCAGTCGGCGGGGTCGTCCGCGGGGACCGACTCGGCGCCCGCGAGGGCCGCGCCGATCTCGTAGGTCGGGTACGCGACGCGCGGGCGCACGACCGCGTCGCCCTCGCCGAGGCCCAGCATGAACGGCAGCCAGGCCACCATCTCCTTCGACCCGATGGTCGGCAGCACCTGGTCGGTGCCGAGCGTCGCGTTCCGGCGACGCGCGTGCCACTCGACCATCGCCTGCCGCAGCTCGGGCGTGCCCACGGTGGTGGGGTACGCGTGCGCGTCGGTCGCCCAGGCGAGGGCGTCGCGGATGAGCGTCGGGGTCGGATCCACGGGCGACCCGATGCTGAGGTCGACGATGCCGTCGGGGTGCCGACCGGCCCGCTCGGCGTACGGGGCCATCTGGTCCCAGGGGTAGTCAGGGAGCTCGCCGAGGGCCACGCGCGTCAGCCGTTCTGGATGGGGAGCGCGGCGATGACGGGGTGGTCGCCCGCGGTGACGCCGACCTTGGTCGCGCCGCCCGGGGATCCCATCTCGGCGAAGAACTCGACGTTGGCGGTGTAGTAGTCCGACCACTTCTCGGGCAGGTCGTCCTCGTAGTAGATCGCCTCGACCGGGCAGACCGGCTCGCACGCACCGCAGTCCACGCACTCGTCCGGGTGGATGTAGAGGCTCCGCTCGCCCTCGTAGATGCAGTCGACCGGGCACTCGTCGATGCAGGCGCGGTCCTTGACGTCGACACAGGGCAGGGCGATGACGTAGGTCACTTCGGGCGGGTCCTTCCGGGAGCGGTGCGGCCCGACGAGTCTACGCGGCGCGCGGACCGGTCCCGGCCGGGGCCGGGGCGTCGGATCCCGCGACGGCGGCGGCATCCGGGCGGGCATCCGCGCCCGGCGCGCGCGTCGAGAACCGCGGCCACACGACCACGGCGGCGACGAGGATCGCGGGCGCGATCGCCCACACCTGGCTCAGGCCGTCGTCGGGGAACAGCACGGATCCGCTCGGCCCGCGCGTGCCGAGGACCGCGACCGCCGCGATCACGCCGAGCCCGAGGCAGAGCGCGTGCAGGCGGTCGACGAGGAGCAGGCGGAACGCGACCAGCAGGCACGCGAGCGTCGCGAG encodes:
- the dapC gene encoding succinyldiaminopimelate transaminase; the encoded protein is MALGELPDYPWDQMAPYAERAGRHPDGIVDLSIGSPVDPTPTLIRDALAWATDAHAYPTTVGTPELRQAMVEWHARRRNATLGTDQVLPTIGSKEMVAWLPFMLGLGEGDAVVRPRVAYPTYEIGAALAGAESVPADDPADWPAHTRLVWLNSPGNPDGRVLGVDELRAAVARARELGAVIASDECYAELGWEGEWADGPTPSILDARVVGDDHAGVLALYSLSKQSNLAGYRAALVAGDRELIARLIRVRKHAGLLPPAPLQHAMTVALGDDSHVRAQRELYRARRDVLRPALEDAGWRIDSSEAGLYLWATRGRDAWEGIAELADLGILAGPGPFYGDASPEHVRLSLTATDERIAQAAARLRAAGAAPRSA
- the fdxA gene encoding ferredoxin, which translates into the protein MTYVIALPCVDVKDRACIDECPVDCIYEGERSLYIHPDECVDCGACEPVCPVEAIYYEDDLPEKWSDYYTANVEFFAEMGSPGGATKVGVTAGDHPVIAALPIQNG